One window from the genome of Paenibacillus azoreducens encodes:
- a CDS encoding YIP1 family protein codes for MKRWTALILMMLLLVSGIAAAPVSAGNSPYNYSFWGTPVPAPEAYALERVLYGNDWSIGPLSSPQDIYAGKDGRIYIADTGNNRIIVLNRNLQVDGVFTDFQNAGQKDSLSQPQGVFADPDGHVYIADTDNRRIVELDRSGKLVRIINEPKSTLLRPGFQYLPVKLAIDKAKRMYVISQGSYEGIMEFDADGGFNGFIGTNRVKFSPVDLFWKRISTKAQREQMQQFIPIEFNNLDLDDNGFIYTSTSEEDSDQPLKHLNPSGVDILRSKGYFAPKGDVGNLEGGSVTGSSIFVDVIADQGGMYSALDSKRGRIFTYDKDGNLLYEFGGLGSQQENFRTPVAIGMLGDRMLVVDKDNNRLAVFAPTTYGSLIRSAVTELSEGRTEQSTAAWRKVLQLNSNFDVAYIGIGKSLLKQGDNREAMTYFKLGNSREYYSEAFKRYRKEVVFEHFGGIVLVIAMTIAVVISAVKLANRKKKGQFYSEFGIIRNPFYTLVHPFNGFWEMKYERKGRLSVAGVIVGLLVIATIVKRQLGGFVINLNNPEQLNSLDELKYIVLPFLLWCVANWSLTTLMDGEGKFSEIVIATAYSLLPLVLIYFPQVLYSNVITADESSFYYLLNAIAMIWFVWLLFTGTMTVHQYTAGKTIATMLLTLVVMGIIIFLGVLFFSMLQQMINFVGSIYKEISFRM; via the coding sequence ATGAAGAGATGGACGGCTTTAATCCTAATGATGCTGCTTCTGGTTTCCGGAATCGCCGCAGCCCCCGTTTCGGCGGGGAATTCCCCCTACAATTATTCATTTTGGGGAACTCCGGTTCCGGCTCCGGAGGCTTACGCGCTGGAGCGGGTGCTCTACGGAAACGACTGGAGCATTGGCCCCTTGTCCTCCCCGCAGGACATATACGCAGGCAAAGACGGACGGATATACATTGCGGATACCGGCAATAACCGGATTATCGTTTTGAACCGGAATCTGCAAGTGGATGGGGTGTTCACTGATTTTCAAAACGCGGGCCAAAAAGATAGCCTAAGCCAGCCGCAGGGCGTCTTCGCCGATCCGGACGGGCATGTGTATATCGCGGATACGGACAACCGCCGCATTGTCGAGCTGGACCGCAGCGGAAAGCTGGTGCGGATCATAAACGAGCCGAAATCGACGCTGCTGCGCCCGGGTTTTCAGTATCTTCCGGTCAAACTGGCGATAGACAAGGCCAAACGGATGTATGTGATCAGCCAGGGAAGCTATGAAGGAATTATGGAATTCGATGCGGATGGGGGATTTAACGGTTTTATCGGTACCAACCGCGTCAAATTCAGCCCAGTCGACCTCTTTTGGAAACGGATCTCGACCAAAGCCCAGCGCGAGCAGATGCAGCAGTTTATTCCGATCGAGTTTAACAATCTGGATCTCGATGATAACGGCTTTATTTATACCTCCACATCGGAGGAGGATTCCGATCAGCCGCTGAAACATCTTAATCCTTCAGGCGTGGATATTTTGCGCAGCAAAGGTTATTTTGCCCCGAAAGGGGATGTCGGCAATCTTGAGGGCGGCAGCGTGACCGGAAGTTCCATTTTTGTGGATGTGATCGCCGATCAGGGCGGGATGTACAGCGCATTGGATTCCAAAAGGGGACGCATATTCACGTATGACAAGGACGGCAATCTGCTGTATGAATTCGGCGGCCTCGGCAGCCAACAGGAGAATTTCCGCACGCCGGTTGCCATCGGGATGCTGGGTGACCGGATGCTCGTCGTCGACAAGGACAATAACCGCCTTGCGGTATTCGCTCCGACGACCTATGGCAGCCTGATCCGCAGCGCGGTGACGGAGCTGAGCGAAGGCAGGACGGAACAATCCACCGCCGCTTGGAGAAAAGTGCTGCAGCTTAACTCCAATTTCGATGTAGCATACATCGGCATCGGCAAGTCGCTGCTGAAGCAGGGCGACAACCGCGAAGCCATGACTTACTTCAAGCTGGGCAACAGCCGCGAATATTATTCGGAAGCCTTTAAACGCTACCGCAAGGAAGTGGTGTTCGAGCATTTTGGCGGTATCGTGCTTGTCATAGCCATGACGATCGCGGTCGTCATTTCCGCCGTCAAACTGGCGAACAGGAAGAAGAAAGGCCAGTTTTATAGCGAATTCGGCATCATCCGCAATCCGTTTTACACGCTGGTGCATCCATTCAACGGCTTCTGGGAAATGAAATACGAGCGCAAAGGCCGGCTCAGTGTCGCGGGTGTCATTGTCGGACTGCTTGTCATCGCTACAATCGTGAAACGCCAATTGGGCGGCTTTGTCATCAACCTCAACAATCCCGAGCAGCTGAACAGCCTGGATGAGCTTAAATATATCGTTCTTCCGTTCCTGCTCTGGTGCGTGGCCAACTGGTCGCTCACGACGCTGATGGACGGGGAAGGGAAGTTTAGCGAAATCGTGATTGCAACCGCTTATTCCCTGCTGCCGCTGGTTCTGATTTATTTCCCGCAGGTGCTGTACAGCAATGTCATCACGGCGGATGAGAGTTCTTTCTATTATTTGTTAAACGCCATTGCGATGATCTGGTTTGTCTGGCTCCTGTTTACGGGGACGATGACCGTGCATCAATATACGGCGGGGAAAACGATTGCGACGATGCTGTTGACGCTGGTCGTGATGGGCATCATCATCTTCCTTGGCGTGCTGTTCTTCAGCATGCTGCAGCAGATGATCAATTTCGTCGGCTCCATTTACAAAGAAATTTCATTCAGAATGTAA
- a CDS encoding carbohydrate ABC transporter permease: MKITLKMPKRLNRSWGVDVLLFLLLGGVACFMALPLVFTISNAFKPIDEIFTFPPKLFVRNPTFKNFTDLVGIFSDSWVPFSRYVFNTFFIAIIGTIGHVILASAAAYPLAKIRFPGRKLLFSIVVLSLMFTAYVTQVPNYMIISYLGLINTYWAILLPAFGMTLGLYLMKQFMEQIPDALLEAGKIDGASEYRIYWQIVMPIVRPAWLTLIIFSLQSLWTNGSVTSHKYIYSEQLKTVDYVFGQIANGGLVRTGPVAAVTLLMMIVPITVFIVTQSSIIQTMSTSGLKE, from the coding sequence ATGAAAATCACACTTAAAATGCCGAAAAGGCTGAACCGGTCCTGGGGCGTCGATGTGCTGCTGTTCTTGCTGCTGGGCGGGGTGGCCTGTTTTATGGCGCTGCCGCTGGTTTTCACGATCAGCAACGCGTTTAAGCCGATCGATGAGATCTTTACTTTTCCGCCCAAGCTGTTTGTGCGCAATCCGACGTTCAAAAACTTTACCGACCTGGTCGGCATTTTCAGCGACTCATGGGTGCCGTTTTCAAGATATGTGTTCAATACGTTTTTCATCGCGATCATCGGGACCATAGGCCATGTGATTCTGGCTTCCGCAGCGGCCTATCCGCTTGCGAAAATCCGGTTCCCCGGCAGGAAGCTGCTGTTCAGCATCGTGGTCCTGTCGCTTATGTTTACAGCCTATGTAACCCAGGTTCCAAACTACATGATCATTTCGTACCTGGGTTTGATCAACACTTATTGGGCCATTTTGCTGCCTGCTTTCGGCATGACGCTCGGGCTTTACCTGATGAAGCAGTTCATGGAGCAGATTCCCGATGCCCTGCTTGAAGCGGGAAAAATCGACGGCGCCAGCGAGTACCGTATTTACTGGCAGATCGTCATGCCTATTGTCAGACCCGCGTGGCTGACGCTGATCATCTTCTCGCTTCAGAGCCTCTGGACCAACGGCTCCGTAACGAGCCACAAATATATTTACAGCGAACAGTTGAAGACGGTGGACTATGTTTTCGGGCAAATCGCAAACGGCGGACTGGTCAGAACGGGGCCGGTAGCGGCCGTTACGCTGCTTATGATGATCGTTCCGATCACGGTGTTTATCGTGACGCAGAGCAGCATTATCCAGACGATGTCCACATCGGGCTTGAAGGAATAA
- a CDS encoding carbohydrate ABC transporter permease has translation MPGGKPGRMLRSKAARVWTEMKKNRHAYVLMAPYFIIFCTFTVIPVLLSLVLSFTNFNLLEPPRWIGWQNYARLFVQDDIFLIALKNTMLFAAITGPISYIACFMFAWLINELPPKLRAVLTLVLYAPSIAGNTYLIWQLLFAGDSYGYANSFLMKWGFILEPIQWLQDTRYVLMILILVQLWLSLGTSFLAFIAGLQNVDRTMYEAGSIDGIRNRWQELWFITLPAMRPQLMFGAVIQIASAFSVAEISIYLIGFPSVDYAAHTIVTHLVDYGTIRFEMGYASAIATVLFTIMLTVNLVTQKLLGKVGE, from the coding sequence ATGCCGGGCGGCAAGCCGGGGCGCATGCTCCGCAGCAAGGCCGCGCGGGTATGGACGGAAATGAAAAAAAACAGGCATGCCTATGTGCTGATGGCGCCTTACTTTATCATTTTTTGCACATTTACGGTTATTCCGGTGCTTTTATCTCTTGTCTTAAGCTTCACGAATTTCAATCTTTTGGAGCCGCCGCGCTGGATCGGCTGGCAGAATTACGCCAGATTATTCGTGCAGGACGACATCTTTTTAATCGCCTTGAAAAACACGATGCTGTTTGCGGCTATAACGGGCCCGATCAGCTATATCGCCTGCTTCATGTTCGCCTGGCTTATTAATGAATTGCCGCCAAAGCTGCGGGCTGTGCTGACGCTGGTTCTGTACGCCCCTTCGATTGCAGGCAACACGTATTTGATCTGGCAGCTGCTGTTTGCGGGGGACTCCTACGGATACGCTAACTCTTTTTTAATGAAATGGGGCTTCATCCTGGAGCCGATCCAATGGCTTCAAGATACCCGGTATGTGCTGATGATTTTGATTCTCGTTCAGCTATGGCTGAGTCTGGGAACTTCCTTCCTGGCTTTTATCGCCGGGTTGCAGAATGTGGACCGGACGATGTACGAGGCGGGCAGCATCGACGGCATCCGCAACCGCTGGCAGGAATTGTGGTTTATTACGCTGCCCGCCATGCGGCCGCAGTTGATGTTCGGCGCGGTCATCCAGATCGCCTCGGCATTTTCCGTCGCGGAGATTTCGATTTACCTCATCGGTTTCCCAAGCGTGGATTATGCTGCGCATACGATTGTAACCCATCTGGTCGACTACGGCACGATCCGGTTTGAAATGGGTTACGCATCTGCGATCGCCACCGTATTGTTCACAATTATGCTGACCGTAAATCTGGTTACCCAGAAGCTCCTTGGAAAAGTAGGTGAGTAA